The DNA region ATACGTTCAGATGCTTAGGGAGCTATGTTACTCATTTTAACAATTCAGCAGGGCCAGAATCTGCATGAAAGACCATTACCGTTCAGGTAAGGATCAGATGCTGGCCGCAGGGGCCGGGCGATTGGCCACAATCAGCCAGCCGCCCGTGGCGTCGATCAATTGATCGCTGGCCGCCAGTAACGAGTGTGTATCCAGATTTGACAGAGCACTGCGCAGTGCTTGCGCATGATCGCCTTGATGCCCTGCAAGGCAGGCGTGCCACTGCAGGTCGGCGTGCTGCTGATCGGGCATGTTCATGGGGTCGAACTGTGCTGACAGCGCCTGGATCTGCTCGGGCAGATCGGTGCCGCGAACGAGATCCTGCAGTGCGCCGATGAAGGCTTCGATGTGCTGGAACAATTGCTCGGTGGTACAGGTGGGCGACTGAACGCCAAACAGCATACCGGTCCGTCCGGCGATTTGTCTGATGCCGCTAAATACCGCGTAACCCAGTTGCAATTCGACTCGCAGCTTTTGGTAGAACGGTGCCTGCAGCAGGTGCGCCAGCATACGCCACGCGGCCTGGTCTTCTGCAGATTCGCTGGGAGCGGGACAAAACACCAGCACCGCGTCTTCCGAAGAGGACGATGCTTCAGTCGCCCAGCGTTTGCCTTTTTGAATGGCGGGCAGCGTCAACGGGGTTGTTTGTGGCGTTCCGGGGCTTGCGTCCAGTGCCGCGTTGATCAGCGCCTGAGTGGCGGCGCAGCAGCCGTGAGTAAAGCTGATCCAGCGCGAGTCAGCCCAAAGGGTGTGCAGATCGTCGACCGTCTGCTTGCTCTCGGTGTTCAGCGCGTGATCAGCAAGCCGCTTGAGCAACTGACGAATGGGAATCAACGCGGGCTCGGCCTCGCGCACAAGCGTTGCCGAAGACGGTTGGCGTAGCCGCCGCAAGCTGTGCGTGAGGATGTCGGCCATGGGCGCCCGCAGACCGTTCAACTGCAGTTGCCAGAACGGGCCATACGCGCTGAACGTGACGATCACACCGGCTTGTCGGGCCTCCTCAATCAAGTCTTTCAGGCTGACATTGAGCGACTGCCAGAGCGCGGGTTGTGGTGATGACAGCTCCCAGCGCACATAAAGCGCTGCTTCAGCGCCGTCATTCGGGGTTGAACTCAAAAACGGATTGGGCGACGGCAGACGCCAGTCAGTGTGTTGGTCGTCCGACTTATCCACTGCCGCTAAAGTGATCAGGGCGCCTGACGTGAGTTGTTCAAGCAAAACGCGGAGTGCCGTTGCGCCGTGTGCGCTTAATTGCGCCGGCAGCGCATGGCAATGGTGATGCGCCAGCGCCAAAGGTCCGCACAGGTGCAGACGCCGCTGTTGCAGACGCTGATATTCTTCGATCAGCGCAGGCCAACGGGGCTTGAAGAACTCAAGCCAGCTGAAGAGCAGGGTGCTTATGAGGCCAGCGTTCGCCAGGGCGCCTTTGCACTCGACATCCAGCAGCAGTTGCCCATCGAACTGATACAGCGGCGAGGCTTTCAGCGATTCGGTCAGGCCTCTTTCGATCAGTTCGGCGACCAGCCCGCCGGGCTGTGCGTTGTTCAGCCAGTGACAGAGAAACGCTACTGCCTCGTCTGCCCGTTCCGGCAAACCTTCGCAGGCGAACAGCAGATGTTTCTGGTCGCCTGTTTGTCGAGGGCTGGTTGAGCGAGTGTGTAGCGGCGGAGGCGGCTGTTGTTTGAGCTTTTTTCCGCTGGCGAATAGCGCGCCGTATTTTTTTGCCAACGTCTCCAGCTCAGTCAAGGATTGCGGCCCGCTCAGGCACAGGGTCATCTGTCCGGCTTGATAAAAACGGCTGTAGAAGTCGTTCAACGCCCGTTGAAATGCCGGGTTGGGCACTGACAGGCTGTAGCGATTGCCTGCATGGAAACCGCGCAGCGGATGCTGTGGATTGATCGGCGCGAGCAAGCGCATGTGGTGCTGTGCTTCAACATCGCCCAGCCACGCGATGAACTCGGCGTGCAGC from Pseudomonas syringae includes:
- the pqqF gene encoding pyrroloquinoline quinone biosynthesis protein PqqF, which gives rise to MPAPQPADTRRITLANGLSVIVCHDSRLKRSAASLRVAAGSHDVPHAWPGLAHFLEHLFFLGTERFSSGENLMTFVQRHGGQVNASTRERTTDFFFELPQAAFAQGLERLCDMLARPRMTLADQLREREVLHAEFIAWLGDVEAQHHMRLLAPINPQHPLRGFHAGNRYSLSVPNPAFQRALNDFYSRFYQAGQMTLCLSGPQSLTELETLAKKYGALFASGKKLKQQPPPPLHTRSTSPRQTGDQKHLLFACEGLPERADEAVAFLCHWLNNAQPGGLVAELIERGLTESLKASPLYQFDGQLLLDVECKGALANAGLISTLLFSWLEFFKPRWPALIEEYQRLQQRRLHLCGPLALAHHHCHALPAQLSAHGATALRVLLEQLTSGALITLAAVDKSDDQHTDWRLPSPNPFLSSTPNDGAEAALYVRWELSSPQPALWQSLNVSLKDLIEEARQAGVIVTFSAYGPFWQLQLNGLRAPMADILTHSLRRLRQPSSATLVREAEPALIPIRQLLKRLADHALNTESKQTVDDLHTLWADSRWISFTHGCCAATQALINAALDASPGTPQTTPLTLPAIQKGKRWATEASSSSEDAVLVFCPAPSESAEDQAAWRMLAHLLQAPFYQKLRVELQLGYAVFSGIRQIAGRTGMLFGVQSPTCTTEQLFQHIEAFIGALQDLVRGTDLPEQIQALSAQFDPMNMPDQQHADLQWHACLAGHQGDHAQALRSALSNLDTHSLLAASDQLIDATGGWLIVANRPAPAASI